Proteins co-encoded in one Bos taurus isolate L1 Dominette 01449 registration number 42190680 breed Hereford chromosome X, ARS-UCD2.0, whole genome shotgun sequence genomic window:
- the NKRF gene encoding NF-kappa-B-repressing factor isoform X1: MAGGRLLLGGDFLSPPPLPPLPPPPPPPLPPPPPEPVLEQWRYSHESDWQWALRRSFICRHLHSYPGAALDQLLALSAAWTNHVFLGCRYRRKGRGNKESWKLGTKCNLPLEAGFMSAVIFRYSPRLMEKILQMAEGIDIGEMPSYDLMLSKASKGQKRHLSTCDGQNPPKKQAGSKFHVRPRFEPVHFVASSSKDERQEDPYGPQAKERNEQTHFANVPRDIYQDYTQDSFSIQDGNSQYCDSSGFIFTKDKPVTANMYFDSGNPAPSSTSQQADSQSPPEPSPSQTFPESVVAEKQYFIEKLTATIWKNLSNPEMTSGSDKINYTYMLTRCIQACKTNPEYIYAPLKEIPPADIPKNKKLLTDGYACEVRCQNIYLTTGYAGSKNGSRDRATELAVKLLQKRIEVRVIRRKFKHTFGEDLVVCQIGMPSYDFPPALKPPEELVVLAKDASGQPIFNASAKHWTNFILTENANDAIGILNNSASYNKMSVEYKYEMMPNRTWRCRVFLQDHCLAEGYGTKKTSKHAAADEALKILQKTQPTYPSVKSSQCQAGSSPRGSGKKKDIKDLVVYENSSNPVCTLNDTAQFNRMTVEYVYERMTGLRWKCKVILESEVIAEAVGVKKTVKYEAAGEAVKTLKKTQPTVINNLKKGAIEDVISRNEIQGRSAEEAYKQQIKEDNIGNQLLRKMGWTGGGLGKSGEGIREPISVKEQHKREGLGLDVERVNKIAKRDIEQIIRNYARSESHTDLTFSTELTNDERKQIHQIAQKYGLKSKSHGVGHDRYLVVGRKRRKEDLLDQLKQEGQVGHYELVMPQAN, encoded by the exons ATGGCTGGCGGACGTCTGCTGTTGGGGGGCGACTTCCTGTCGCCGCCGCCGCTACCCcccctcccgccgccgccgccgccgcccctccCGCCGCCCCCGCCCGAGCCAGTGCTGGAGCAGTGGCGCTATAGCCACGAAAGTGACTGGCAGTGGGCTCTGCGGCGCAGCTTCATCTGTCGGCACCTGCACAGTTATCCCGGGGCTGCCCTAGACCAGCTCCTCGCGCTCTCCGCTGCCTGGACCAACCACGTTTTCTTGGGCTGCAG ATATAGGAGAAAGGGAAGGGGCAATAAAGAATCATGGAAACTAGGAACCAAGTGTAATCTTCCACTTGAGGCAGGCTTTATGTCAGCTGTCATCTTCAG GTACAGCCCACGCTTGATGGAAAAAATTCTCCAAATGGCTGAAGGTATTGATATTGGGGAGATGCCTTCATATGATCTGATGCTATCCAAGGCCTCCAAAGGTCAAAAACGTCACCTGTCAACATGTGATG GTCAAAATCCTCCTAAAAAGCAAGCCGGTTCCAAATTCCATGTGAGACCTCGTTTTGAGCCTGTACATTTTGTAGCTAGTAGTTCAAAAGACGAAAGACAGGAAGATCCTTATGGCCCTCaagcaaaagagagaaatgaacaaaCACATTTTGCTAACGTGCCAAGAGACATCTACCAAGATTATACTCAAGACTCTTTCAGTATACAAGATGGGAACTCTCAGTATTGTGATTCATCAGGATTTATTTTCACAAAAGACAAGCCTGTCACAGCCAACATGTATTTTGACAGTGGGAACCCTGCCCCCAGCAGCACATCACAGCAGGCAGACTCTCAGTCACCTCCTGAGCCTTCACCATCACAGACATTTCCTGAATCAGTGGTAGCTGAGAAGCagtattttattgaaaaattaaCAGCAACTATCTGGAAGAACCTTTCTAATCCAGAGATGACTTCTGGATCTGATAAAATTAATTACACCTATATGTTAACTCGTTGTATTCAGGCATGTAAGACAAATCCTGAATATATATACGCTCCTTTAAAAGAAATCCCTCCTGCTGACAtccccaaaaataaaaaacttctaACAGATGGTTATGCCTGTGAAGTTAGATGCCAGAACATCTACTTAACTACAGGCTATGCTGGCAGCAAGAATGGGTCCAGGGATCGAGCTACTGAGCTAGCTGTAAAACTCTTGCAGAAACGTATTGAAGTTAGGGTTATCCGACGGAAATTCAAGCACACATTTGGAGAGGACCTTGTGGTGTGTCAGATTGGCATGCCTTCATATGACTTTCCTCCAGCTCTGAAACCACCAGAAGAGCTGGTGGTGCTGGCTAAAGATGCTTCTGGGCAGCCGATTTTTAATGCTTCCGCCAAACACTGGACCAATTTTATCCTTACAGAAAATGCAAACGATGCAATTGGTATCCTTAACAATTCTGCCTCATACAACAAAATGTCTGTTGAATACAAATATGAGATGATGCCAAATCGTACATGGCGTTGTCGAGTGTTTTTGCAAGATCACTGCTTAGCTGAAGGTTATGGAACCAAAAAAACAAGTAAACATGCAGCTGCTGATGAGGCTTTGAAAATCCTTCAAAAAACACAGCCCACTTATCCATCTGTCAAAAGTTCACAATGCCAAGCAGGCTCTTCACCCAGGGGATCTGGAAAGAAGAAAGACATAAAGGATCTTGTAGTTTATGAGAATTCTTCCAATCCTGTGTGCACACTGAATGACACAGCTCAGTTTAACCGAATGACAGTTGAATACGTCTATGAAAGAATGACAGGCCTCCGATGGAAATGCAAGGTGATTCTCGAGAGTGAAGTAATTGCAGAAGCAGTTGGAGTGAAGAAAACTGTCAAATATGAAGCTGCGGGGGAAGCTGTGAAAACCCTCAAAAAGACCCAACCGACTGTTATTAACAACTTGAAGAAAGGAGCTATTGAAGATGTGATTTCCAGAAATGAAATTCAGGGCCGCTCAGCAGAGgaggcttataaacaacaaatcAAAGAAGATAACATTGGGAATCAGCTGCTGAGAAAGATGGGTTGGACAGGTGGTGGTTTAGGTAAATCTGGCGAGGGCATTCGGGAGCCAATCTCTGTCAAAGAGCAGCATAAGCGGGAAGGGCTTGGCCTTGATGTAGAGAGGGTAAATAAAATTGCCAAGAGAGATATTGAACAGATCATCAGAAACTATGCCCGCTCCGAGAGCCACACGGATTTAACTTTCTCTACAGAGCTGACTAATGATGAGAGGAAGCAAATACATCAGATCGCCCAGAAGTATGGTCTTAAGAGTAAGTCTCATGGGGTGGGCCACGACAGGTACCTGGTGGTAGGAAGAAAAAGACGGAAGGAGGACTTACTTGACCAGCTCAAACAGGAAGGCCAAGTAGGGCATTATGAGCTGGTGATGCCTCAAGCAAATTGA
- the NKRF gene encoding NF-kappa-B-repressing factor isoform X2: MAGGRLLLGGDFLSPPPLPPLPPPPPPPLPPPPPEPVLEQWRYSHESDWQWALRRSFICRHLHSYPGAALDQLLALSAAWTNHVFLGCRYSPRLMEKILQMAEGIDIGEMPSYDLMLSKASKGQKRHLSTCDGQNPPKKQAGSKFHVRPRFEPVHFVASSSKDERQEDPYGPQAKERNEQTHFANVPRDIYQDYTQDSFSIQDGNSQYCDSSGFIFTKDKPVTANMYFDSGNPAPSSTSQQADSQSPPEPSPSQTFPESVVAEKQYFIEKLTATIWKNLSNPEMTSGSDKINYTYMLTRCIQACKTNPEYIYAPLKEIPPADIPKNKKLLTDGYACEVRCQNIYLTTGYAGSKNGSRDRATELAVKLLQKRIEVRVIRRKFKHTFGEDLVVCQIGMPSYDFPPALKPPEELVVLAKDASGQPIFNASAKHWTNFILTENANDAIGILNNSASYNKMSVEYKYEMMPNRTWRCRVFLQDHCLAEGYGTKKTSKHAAADEALKILQKTQPTYPSVKSSQCQAGSSPRGSGKKKDIKDLVVYENSSNPVCTLNDTAQFNRMTVEYVYERMTGLRWKCKVILESEVIAEAVGVKKTVKYEAAGEAVKTLKKTQPTVINNLKKGAIEDVISRNEIQGRSAEEAYKQQIKEDNIGNQLLRKMGWTGGGLGKSGEGIREPISVKEQHKREGLGLDVERVNKIAKRDIEQIIRNYARSESHTDLTFSTELTNDERKQIHQIAQKYGLKSKSHGVGHDRYLVVGRKRRKEDLLDQLKQEGQVGHYELVMPQAN, encoded by the exons ATGGCTGGCGGACGTCTGCTGTTGGGGGGCGACTTCCTGTCGCCGCCGCCGCTACCCcccctcccgccgccgccgccgccgcccctccCGCCGCCCCCGCCCGAGCCAGTGCTGGAGCAGTGGCGCTATAGCCACGAAAGTGACTGGCAGTGGGCTCTGCGGCGCAGCTTCATCTGTCGGCACCTGCACAGTTATCCCGGGGCTGCCCTAGACCAGCTCCTCGCGCTCTCCGCTGCCTGGACCAACCACGTTTTCTTGGGCTGCAG GTACAGCCCACGCTTGATGGAAAAAATTCTCCAAATGGCTGAAGGTATTGATATTGGGGAGATGCCTTCATATGATCTGATGCTATCCAAGGCCTCCAAAGGTCAAAAACGTCACCTGTCAACATGTGATG GTCAAAATCCTCCTAAAAAGCAAGCCGGTTCCAAATTCCATGTGAGACCTCGTTTTGAGCCTGTACATTTTGTAGCTAGTAGTTCAAAAGACGAAAGACAGGAAGATCCTTATGGCCCTCaagcaaaagagagaaatgaacaaaCACATTTTGCTAACGTGCCAAGAGACATCTACCAAGATTATACTCAAGACTCTTTCAGTATACAAGATGGGAACTCTCAGTATTGTGATTCATCAGGATTTATTTTCACAAAAGACAAGCCTGTCACAGCCAACATGTATTTTGACAGTGGGAACCCTGCCCCCAGCAGCACATCACAGCAGGCAGACTCTCAGTCACCTCCTGAGCCTTCACCATCACAGACATTTCCTGAATCAGTGGTAGCTGAGAAGCagtattttattgaaaaattaaCAGCAACTATCTGGAAGAACCTTTCTAATCCAGAGATGACTTCTGGATCTGATAAAATTAATTACACCTATATGTTAACTCGTTGTATTCAGGCATGTAAGACAAATCCTGAATATATATACGCTCCTTTAAAAGAAATCCCTCCTGCTGACAtccccaaaaataaaaaacttctaACAGATGGTTATGCCTGTGAAGTTAGATGCCAGAACATCTACTTAACTACAGGCTATGCTGGCAGCAAGAATGGGTCCAGGGATCGAGCTACTGAGCTAGCTGTAAAACTCTTGCAGAAACGTATTGAAGTTAGGGTTATCCGACGGAAATTCAAGCACACATTTGGAGAGGACCTTGTGGTGTGTCAGATTGGCATGCCTTCATATGACTTTCCTCCAGCTCTGAAACCACCAGAAGAGCTGGTGGTGCTGGCTAAAGATGCTTCTGGGCAGCCGATTTTTAATGCTTCCGCCAAACACTGGACCAATTTTATCCTTACAGAAAATGCAAACGATGCAATTGGTATCCTTAACAATTCTGCCTCATACAACAAAATGTCTGTTGAATACAAATATGAGATGATGCCAAATCGTACATGGCGTTGTCGAGTGTTTTTGCAAGATCACTGCTTAGCTGAAGGTTATGGAACCAAAAAAACAAGTAAACATGCAGCTGCTGATGAGGCTTTGAAAATCCTTCAAAAAACACAGCCCACTTATCCATCTGTCAAAAGTTCACAATGCCAAGCAGGCTCTTCACCCAGGGGATCTGGAAAGAAGAAAGACATAAAGGATCTTGTAGTTTATGAGAATTCTTCCAATCCTGTGTGCACACTGAATGACACAGCTCAGTTTAACCGAATGACAGTTGAATACGTCTATGAAAGAATGACAGGCCTCCGATGGAAATGCAAGGTGATTCTCGAGAGTGAAGTAATTGCAGAAGCAGTTGGAGTGAAGAAAACTGTCAAATATGAAGCTGCGGGGGAAGCTGTGAAAACCCTCAAAAAGACCCAACCGACTGTTATTAACAACTTGAAGAAAGGAGCTATTGAAGATGTGATTTCCAGAAATGAAATTCAGGGCCGCTCAGCAGAGgaggcttataaacaacaaatcAAAGAAGATAACATTGGGAATCAGCTGCTGAGAAAGATGGGTTGGACAGGTGGTGGTTTAGGTAAATCTGGCGAGGGCATTCGGGAGCCAATCTCTGTCAAAGAGCAGCATAAGCGGGAAGGGCTTGGCCTTGATGTAGAGAGGGTAAATAAAATTGCCAAGAGAGATATTGAACAGATCATCAGAAACTATGCCCGCTCCGAGAGCCACACGGATTTAACTTTCTCTACAGAGCTGACTAATGATGAGAGGAAGCAAATACATCAGATCGCCCAGAAGTATGGTCTTAAGAGTAAGTCTCATGGGGTGGGCCACGACAGGTACCTGGTGGTAGGAAGAAAAAGACGGAAGGAGGACTTACTTGACCAGCTCAAACAGGAAGGCCAAGTAGGGCATTATGAGCTGGTGATGCCTCAAGCAAATTGA
- the NKRF gene encoding NF-kappa-B-repressing factor (The RefSeq protein has 1 substitution compared to this genomic sequence), protein MEKILQMAEGIDIGEMPSYDLMLSKASKGQKRHLSTCDGQNPPKKQAGSKFHVRPRFEPVHFVASSSKDERQEDPYGPQAKERNEQTHFANMPRDIYQDYTQDSFSIQDGNSQYCDSSGFIFTKDKPVTANMYFDSGNPAPSSTSQQADSQSPPEPSPSQTFPESVVAEKQYFIEKLTATIWKNLSNPEMTSGSDKINYTYMLTRCIQACKTNPEYIYAPLKEIPPADIPKNKKLLTDGYACEVRCQNIYLTTGYAGSKNGSRDRATELAVKLLQKRIEVRVIRRKFKHTFGEDLVVCQIGMPSYDFPPALKPPEELVVLAKDASGQPIFNASAKHWTNFILTENANDAIGILNNSASYNKMSVEYKYEMMPNRTWRCRVFLQDHCLAEGYGTKKTSKHAAADEALKILQKTQPTYPSVKSSQCQAGSSPRGSGKKKDIKDLVVYENSSNPVCTLNDTAQFNRMTVEYVYERMTGLRWKCKVILESEVIAEAVGVKKTVKYEAAGEAVKTLKKTQPTVINNLKKGAIEDVISRNEIQGRSAEEAYKQQIKEDNIGNQLLRKMGWTGGGLGKSGEGIREPISVKEQHKREGLGLDVERVNKIAKRDIEQIIRNYARSESHTDLTFSTELTNDERKQIHQIAQKYGLKSKSHGVGHDRYLVVGRKRRKEDLLDQLKQEGQVGHYELVMPQAN, encoded by the exons ATGGAAAAAATTCTCCAAATGGCTGAAGGTATTGATATTGGGGAGATGCCTTCATATGATCTGATGCTATCCAAGGCCTCCAAAGGTCAAAAACGTCACCTGTCAACATGTGATG GTCAAAATCCTCCTAAAAAGCAAGCCGGTTCCAAATTCCATGTGAGACCTCGTTTTGAGCCTGTACATTTTGTAGCTAGTAGTTCAAAAGACGAAAGACAGGAAGATCCTTATGGCCCTCaagcaaaagagagaaatgaacaaaCACATTTTGCTAACGTGCCAAGAGACATCTACCAAGATTATACTCAAGACTCTTTCAGTATACAAGATGGGAACTCTCAGTATTGTGATTCATCAGGATTTATTTTCACAAAAGACAAGCCTGTCACAGCCAACATGTATTTTGACAGTGGGAACCCTGCCCCCAGCAGCACATCACAGCAGGCAGACTCTCAGTCACCTCCTGAGCCTTCACCATCACAGACATTTCCTGAATCAGTGGTAGCTGAGAAGCagtattttattgaaaaattaaCAGCAACTATCTGGAAGAACCTTTCTAATCCAGAGATGACTTCTGGATCTGATAAAATTAATTACACCTATATGTTAACTCGTTGTATTCAGGCATGTAAGACAAATCCTGAATATATATACGCTCCTTTAAAAGAAATCCCTCCTGCTGACAtccccaaaaataaaaaacttctaACAGATGGTTATGCCTGTGAAGTTAGATGCCAGAACATCTACTTAACTACAGGCTATGCTGGCAGCAAGAATGGGTCCAGGGATCGAGCTACTGAGCTAGCTGTAAAACTCTTGCAGAAACGTATTGAAGTTAGGGTTATCCGACGGAAATTCAAGCACACATTTGGAGAGGACCTTGTGGTGTGTCAGATTGGCATGCCTTCATATGACTTTCCTCCAGCTCTGAAACCACCAGAAGAGCTGGTGGTGCTGGCTAAAGATGCTTCTGGGCAGCCGATTTTTAATGCTTCCGCCAAACACTGGACCAATTTTATCCTTACAGAAAATGCAAACGATGCAATTGGTATCCTTAACAATTCTGCCTCATACAACAAAATGTCTGTTGAATACAAATATGAGATGATGCCAAATCGTACATGGCGTTGTCGAGTGTTTTTGCAAGATCACTGCTTAGCTGAAGGTTATGGAACCAAAAAAACAAGTAAACATGCAGCTGCTGATGAGGCTTTGAAAATCCTTCAAAAAACACAGCCCACTTATCCATCTGTCAAAAGTTCACAATGCCAAGCAGGCTCTTCACCCAGGGGATCTGGAAAGAAGAAAGACATAAAGGATCTTGTAGTTTATGAGAATTCTTCCAATCCTGTGTGCACACTGAATGACACAGCTCAGTTTAACCGAATGACAGTTGAATACGTCTATGAAAGAATGACAGGCCTCCGATGGAAATGCAAGGTGATTCTCGAGAGTGAAGTAATTGCAGAAGCAGTTGGAGTGAAGAAAACTGTCAAATATGAAGCTGCGGGGGAAGCTGTGAAAACCCTCAAAAAGACCCAACCGACTGTTATTAACAACTTGAAGAAAGGAGCTATTGAAGATGTGATTTCCAGAAATGAAATTCAGGGCCGCTCAGCAGAGgaggcttataaacaacaaatcAAAGAAGATAACATTGGGAATCAGCTGCTGAGAAAGATGGGTTGGACAGGTGGTGGTTTAGGTAAATCTGGCGAGGGCATTCGGGAGCCAATCTCTGTCAAAGAGCAGCATAAGCGGGAAGGGCTTGGCCTTGATGTAGAGAGGGTAAATAAAATTGCCAAGAGAGATATTGAACAGATCATCAGAAACTATGCCCGCTCCGAGAGCCACACGGATTTAACTTTCTCTACAGAGCTGACTAATGATGAGAGGAAGCAAATACATCAGATCGCCCAGAAGTATGGTCTTAAGAGTAAGTCTCATGGGGTGGGCCACGACAGGTACCTGGTGGTAGGAAGAAAAAGACGGAAGGAGGACTTACTTGACCAGCTCAAACAGGAAGGCCAAGTAGGGCATTATGAGCTGGTGATGCCTCAAGCAAATTGA